One window from the genome of Desulfovibrio intestinalis encodes:
- a CDS encoding thioesterase II family protein, giving the protein MKIHNNKWIVTHPAPYPKLRLFCFPYAGGGASVFREWKNRLGPEIEICAVQLPGREQRINETPFKDLEQATQSLCDVLTPHLNMPFAFFGHSLGGLLAFSLCRELRRRSLPSPQCLMVSACRPPHVPEPRPIYHLPDADFADALRRYAGTPDEVLDNKDIMALLLPLLRADFILAEAFQASEEPPLDVRLAAFCGTEDPDAPESIMSHWKIHTSGDFSQISILGNHFFLHGARDELLQRLSMFLRPALQAA; this is encoded by the coding sequence ATGAAGATACACAATAATAAATGGATTGTGACGCACCCGGCGCCTTATCCCAAGCTGCGGCTGTTCTGTTTTCCGTATGCCGGGGGCGGAGCCTCCGTGTTCAGGGAGTGGAAAAACAGGCTCGGGCCTGAAATAGAAATATGCGCCGTTCAGCTGCCCGGCAGGGAACAGCGCATCAATGAAACACCCTTCAAAGACCTGGAACAGGCCACACAGAGTCTTTGTGACGTGCTGACTCCCCACCTGAACATGCCATTTGCCTTTTTTGGGCACAGCCTTGGGGGCCTGCTCGCTTTTTCCTTGTGCCGCGAGTTGCGCCGCAGGTCTCTTCCCAGCCCCCAATGCCTTATGGTTTCTGCGTGCCGCCCGCCTCATGTGCCAGAGCCCCGGCCCATATACCATCTGCCCGACGCTGATTTTGCAGACGCCCTGCGCCGCTATGCGGGAACCCCTGATGAAGTTCTGGATAACAAAGATATCATGGCCCTGCTTTTGCCTCTTTTACGGGCTGACTTTATTCTGGCCGAAGCGTTTCAGGCCTCGGAGGAGCCCCCGCTGGATGTCAGATTGGCGGCCTTCTGCGGCACGGAAGACCCCGATGCGCCGGAATCCATCATGTCTCACTGGAAAATCCATACCAGCGGTGATTTTTCGCAGATTTCCATACTTGGAAACCATTTTTTCCTGCATGGGGCGCGTGATGAGCTCTTGCAAAGGTTGAGCATGTTTTTACGGCCTGCACTACAGGCAGCCTGA
- a CDS encoding TonB-dependent receptor translates to MRKLGGLAAALLCSAMLADPAGAQEDLADKTGDKPYALDSITVTAQKREEDVQKIPMSVAVFPETELEEAGIQNTVELQRYIPNVFVKDSGSYQQTTIRGVGSFVTSLYSGTAMYIDDISVPIVFMQNQDLFDVARVEVLKGPQGTLYGRNSEAGVINIVTRQPDNTPRGKLFGEFSLYDTNHGAAPGYQVGGSASGPLVKDKLFINLAGKWNYDLGAIRNEYSKRDDANEIKRITGRGQLRWTPTDRLDISLLADAANSHDKFGYGHYIDGPFKTDFHKISRNDDDNRHWRGNSQSLRAKYKGDEVDFLSVTGRRYFGDDSKWDMDSTSVPLPYMNASLKEHDYLWSQEFRLSSSEKSKSPFSWLAGLYGFTEQLNVNGGSKSGMSDPYYGTGMLLAGDENRETDISMGGFAVFGEGTYTLFERLHLTAGLRYDYMDQWGSQDYTMDATFGGMPMMADKKNYKKRIVGAELLPKFSVGFDVTENVLAYATVSKGYLAGGYNYGSATSKSTLTYDPEYTWSYEVGFKTSWLDKKLIANVAAFYIDMQNKQASEVVSQGVTKISNADRANSKGFEAELRARPLEGLDLFGGFGYTETEITTWRDRVDNYNYSGNELPNVPKYTYNLGAMYQHSSGVYGRVDVLGTGPFYHDAKNDTKEPGYELVNLRLGYLAGDFDVSVWCKNAFDRKYRTVRQDISGYGTLAFDGDPRQFGVTVAYSF, encoded by the coding sequence TTGAGAAAGCTGGGGGGGCTGGCTGCAGCTCTGCTTTGTTCCGCAATGCTGGCTGATCCGGCTGGCGCGCAGGAGGATTTGGCAGACAAGACTGGCGACAAGCCCTATGCACTGGATTCCATTACCGTTACCGCTCAAAAACGCGAAGAAGACGTACAGAAAATACCTATGAGCGTTGCTGTTTTTCCAGAAACCGAGCTTGAAGAAGCCGGTATCCAGAACACAGTGGAACTGCAACGGTACATCCCAAACGTTTTTGTCAAGGACTCCGGTTCCTACCAGCAGACGACCATCCGTGGCGTGGGCAGCTTTGTTACATCGCTGTACTCTGGAACAGCCATGTACATAGACGACATTAGCGTGCCCATTGTTTTCATGCAAAATCAGGATCTTTTTGACGTGGCCCGCGTTGAAGTGCTCAAAGGCCCCCAGGGCACGCTTTACGGCCGCAACAGCGAAGCTGGCGTCATCAACATCGTTACCCGCCAGCCCGACAACACTCCGCGTGGCAAGCTGTTTGGCGAATTCAGCCTGTATGACACAAACCACGGGGCCGCTCCGGGCTATCAGGTGGGCGGCAGCGCCAGCGGCCCCCTGGTGAAGGATAAACTGTTCATCAACCTGGCCGGTAAATGGAACTACGACCTCGGCGCAATCAGAAACGAGTATTCCAAGCGTGATGACGCCAATGAAATCAAGCGCATAACCGGGCGAGGGCAACTGCGCTGGACGCCCACGGACCGCCTGGATATTTCGCTGCTGGCTGACGCTGCGAACAGCCACGACAAATTCGGTTATGGGCACTACATAGATGGTCCCTTTAAAACCGACTTTCACAAAATCAGCCGTAACGACGACGACAACCGCCACTGGCGGGGCAACAGCCAAAGCTTGCGCGCCAAGTACAAGGGTGATGAGGTCGACTTTCTCTCCGTCACCGGCAGACGCTACTTTGGCGACGACTCAAAATGGGACATGGACTCTACCTCTGTTCCGCTGCCCTACATGAACGCCAGCCTGAAAGAGCACGACTACCTCTGGAGCCAGGAATTTCGTCTGAGTTCGTCCGAAAAAAGCAAAAGCCCGTTTTCGTGGCTGGCCGGTCTTTACGGATTTACGGAGCAGCTCAACGTGAACGGGGGCTCCAAAAGCGGGATGTCTGATCCCTATTATGGCACAGGCATGCTGCTGGCTGGCGACGAAAACCGCGAAACCGACATCAGCATGGGCGGATTTGCCGTCTTTGGCGAGGGCACATACACCCTCTTTGAACGCCTGCATCTGACCGCCGGTTTGCGCTACGACTACATGGATCAATGGGGTAGCCAGGACTACACGATGGACGCCACCTTTGGCGGCATGCCTATGATGGCTGACAAGAAAAACTACAAAAAACGCATTGTGGGCGCAGAATTGTTGCCCAAATTCTCAGTAGGCTTTGACGTTACCGAAAATGTTCTGGCCTACGCCACGGTTTCCAAGGGCTACCTTGCTGGCGGCTATAACTACGGCTCCGCCACGTCCAAGAGCACCCTGACCTATGACCCCGAGTACACATGGAGCTATGAAGTCGGCTTTAAAACTTCATGGCTGGACAAAAAGCTTATTGCCAACGTCGCCGCATTCTATATCGACATGCAGAACAAGCAGGCGTCAGAAGTGGTCAGCCAGGGCGTGACAAAGATATCCAACGCCGACCGTGCAAACTCAAAAGGATTCGAAGCCGAGTTGCGGGCCAGACCCCTTGAAGGTTTGGACCTGTTTGGTGGGTTTGGCTACACCGAAACTGAAATAACCACATGGCGCGACCGCGTGGACAACTACAACTATTCCGGCAACGAACTGCCCAACGTGCCGAAGTATACCTATAACCTCGGCGCCATGTACCAGCACTCAAGCGGTGTCTACGGCCGTGTTGATGTGCTCGGCACCGGACCTTTCTACCACGACGCCAAAAACGACACCAAGGAACCCGGATACGAACTGGTGAATCTGCGCCTGGGCTATCTGGCAGGCGATTTTGATGTTTCCGTATGGTGCAAGAACGCCTTTGACCGCAAATACAGAACAGTGCGGCAAGACATTTCCGGCTACGGAACCCTGGCCTTCGACGGCGACCCCCGGCAGTTTGGCGTAACGGTAGCCTACTCCTTCTAG
- a CDS encoding type I polyketide synthase encodes MEADKLSIAIVGMAGRFPGAENVDTFWNNLQQGKDAVRFFSTDELEPFVPRAILDAPNFLKAGYVLDDVDMFDADFFGISQREAGYMDPQHRLFLECAWEAMESAGYVPGKMTIPVGVYASAAISTYLMRLGSEFLPWAPTSFFDVLLGNDKDYLATRVCYKLGLTGPGVMVQSACSSSLVAVSMACQGLLEYQTDMALAGGICLTIPQKHGYLCVDGDGFLSPDAKCRAFDAGASGTVQGNGVGVVVLKRLEDALAQGDSIHAVIRGFAINNDGSDKAGFTAPSLAGQRNVIREAMAMADVQAEDISYIETHGTGTALGDPLEISALTDAFGKTGTSQYCPIGSVKTNIGHLNTAAGVASLIKVALSLRHEQIPPSLHFERPNPAINFAQSPFYVNTRLQPWEPANSKRIAGISSFGFGGTNVHMIVEEAPVRQKGGNGHPWHILPLSARSESALAASIKNLRTHLAETKELALGDVAHTLQMGRKEFPYRAVVSCRDISDAIDQLDGSCPICGPAPEAGPAMFFLLPGQGACPGMTASLYKQEGVFRQIIDQCARIMQPLLGADICEAMTAGTESREEFHAVPTLCAVQIALAKLWQAQGIVPAMLMGQGAGLYAGAALAGILSLEEALLLAVANDLERRGQSLAGIEGKLQAIAPRMPQIPLLSPVTGNWITAAEASSLNYWLSPEHHEVDLLNGLTAALQKFSGVVLEIGVSNQLFREKVAAQTATPMIAGLPGMGDAEPEDAFMTRSLGELWRAGASVDWTCLNPEGTGRRVPLPTYPFERKRFFLDRPLESAAHAEPSVKTENKDTAGWFYAPTWKRQSFLGEPRNISALDRHTWLVFMNDGEHGKIIDRLLRQMNQDVIQVWKGDAFARLDQNSFSIRPAHLEDYASLFTLLAKENCRAEYFLHLWNVDTLTSQHIEPLREHAYDSLICLVRALDDSAWSGQQLRLGVLSTNAHSVLGDEEIVPEKALLLGPCLVAPQEFPDLACLAVDLPEKADPASAELHLKNILADLLSLQPKEDTKILAYRGKSRWERHFQPVHLKPQAHGPRLRHGGVYLISGGFGGLGSVMAEFLAREYQARLVLVGRSPLPEKEQWEAVAQRASDTQQSSRAKQLLALEKNGAQVLALSCDVADEAAMQKAFAQAVEKFGGLDGVIHTAGVVSDAAIKNLAETKTNMRPKVLGSAVLHRLCETYSPDFLLLCSSLAAVGGMAGSSDYTAANNVLDARAHCQRTPVHCVSVNWNYWLDTGMSKQSAVNAPQRGSTAIDGLTPEQGIDALQRILESGLRHVAVCTKDLTTFLHEARQGRHTQADEPVQPQDSGYPRPDIDVPYIAPRTVLEHTLSDIWKEVLELADVGIDDPFLDIGGDSLSAIKLDSRLREVFNMKLPLNALFTHDTVAKLARYLTDQEEEKGMVSATAELFQQVKNMSQEEIRAALNGQGDDISR; translated from the coding sequence ATGGAAGCAGACAAGTTGAGTATCGCCATTGTTGGCATGGCAGGCAGATTCCCCGGTGCGGAAAACGTGGATACGTTCTGGAATAACCTGCAACAGGGCAAGGACGCAGTTCGCTTTTTTTCCACTGACGAATTGGAACCTTTTGTGCCCAGAGCCATATTGGACGCGCCCAATTTTTTAAAAGCAGGCTACGTTCTTGATGATGTAGACATGTTTGATGCCGATTTTTTCGGCATCAGCCAGCGGGAAGCCGGATATATGGACCCGCAGCACCGCCTTTTTCTTGAATGCGCATGGGAAGCGATGGAAAGCGCGGGCTATGTGCCGGGCAAGATGACAATACCCGTTGGCGTTTATGCCAGCGCAGCCATCAGCACATACCTGATGCGTCTGGGGAGCGAATTTCTTCCGTGGGCTCCCACCAGTTTTTTTGACGTGCTGCTGGGCAATGACAAGGACTACCTTGCCACGCGCGTCTGCTACAAGCTTGGCCTTACCGGGCCGGGCGTTATGGTCCAGAGTGCGTGCTCCAGTTCGCTTGTCGCCGTGAGTATGGCCTGCCAGGGGCTGCTTGAGTACCAGACAGACATGGCGCTGGCTGGCGGCATCTGCCTCACCATTCCGCAAAAACACGGCTATCTGTGTGTTGATGGCGACGGCTTCCTTTCGCCAGACGCCAAATGCCGGGCCTTTGATGCTGGCGCATCGGGCACGGTTCAGGGAAATGGCGTGGGTGTGGTCGTGCTCAAGCGGCTGGAAGACGCCCTTGCCCAAGGGGATTCCATCCATGCCGTAATCCGTGGATTTGCCATTAATAACGATGGTTCGGACAAGGCCGGATTTACTGCGCCAAGCCTGGCCGGACAAAGGAACGTCATCCGCGAAGCAATGGCCATGGCGGATGTTCAGGCCGAGGATATTTCCTATATTGAAACACACGGCACGGGCACGGCTTTGGGCGATCCGCTGGAAATCTCTGCCCTTACCGACGCCTTTGGCAAAACCGGCACCAGCCAGTACTGCCCCATTGGCTCTGTAAAAACCAATATCGGCCATCTTAATACTGCGGCGGGCGTGGCTTCACTCATAAAAGTGGCGCTGTCGCTCCGCCATGAGCAAATCCCCCCCAGCCTCCATTTTGAGAGGCCCAATCCAGCCATCAACTTCGCGCAAAGCCCTTTCTATGTGAACACCCGCCTACAGCCCTGGGAACCAGCCAACAGCAAGCGTATTGCTGGCATAAGCTCTTTTGGCTTTGGCGGCACAAACGTACACATGATTGTTGAAGAAGCTCCGGTGCGGCAAAAGGGCGGCAATGGGCACCCCTGGCACATACTGCCCCTGTCTGCCCGTAGCGAAAGCGCGCTGGCTGCATCCATAAAAAATCTGCGCACGCACCTTGCTGAAACGAAAGAACTGGCGCTGGGCGATGTAGCACACACCCTGCAAATGGGCCGCAAGGAATTTCCCTATCGCGCCGTAGTCTCTTGCCGGGACATTTCTGACGCCATTGACCAGCTAGACGGCTCGTGCCCCATATGTGGCCCCGCGCCCGAAGCCGGGCCCGCAATGTTCTTTCTTCTGCCCGGCCAGGGAGCCTGCCCGGGCATGACCGCCAGCCTGTATAAACAGGAAGGCGTTTTCCGCCAAATCATAGATCAATGCGCGCGTATTATGCAGCCGCTTCTGGGTGCAGACATATGCGAGGCAATGACTGCAGGTACGGAATCTCGCGAAGAGTTTCATGCAGTGCCTACCCTGTGCGCTGTACAGATCGCCCTTGCAAAACTTTGGCAGGCTCAGGGCATCGTGCCAGCCATGCTTATGGGGCAGGGCGCGGGCTTGTATGCCGGGGCTGCTCTGGCAGGCATTCTGTCGCTGGAAGAAGCGCTTTTGCTTGCTGTTGCAAACGATCTTGAAAGGCGGGGTCAAAGCCTTGCTGGCATTGAGGGCAAACTTCAAGCCATTGCCCCGCGCATGCCGCAAATCCCCCTGCTTTCCCCTGTCACTGGAAACTGGATTACTGCCGCCGAGGCCAGCAGCCTGAACTACTGGCTCAGCCCGGAACATCACGAGGTTGATCTTCTCAACGGGCTGACCGCCGCCCTGCAAAAATTTTCAGGCGTCGTTCTTGAAATTGGCGTATCCAATCAACTGTTTAGAGAAAAAGTTGCTGCCCAAACAGCAACCCCTATGATCGCAGGCTTGCCCGGCATGGGTGATGCGGAGCCAGAAGACGCCTTTATGACTCGCTCGCTCGGCGAACTCTGGCGCGCAGGGGCTTCCGTCGACTGGACCTGCCTGAATCCAGAAGGTACGGGCCGCCGCGTTCCCCTGCCCACATATCCTTTTGAAAGAAAACGCTTCTTCCTTGACCGCCCTCTTGAATCTGCTGCGCACGCAGAACCATCAGTAAAGACAGAAAATAAAGATACGGCGGGCTGGTTTTATGCGCCAACATGGAAGCGCCAGTCATTTCTTGGTGAGCCCAGAAACATTTCCGCCCTGGATCGGCACACCTGGCTTGTCTTCATGAACGACGGCGAGCACGGAAAAATTATTGACCGGCTGCTGCGCCAGATGAATCAGGACGTGATTCAGGTATGGAAAGGCGATGCCTTCGCCCGCCTTGACCAGAATTCGTTCAGCATCCGCCCCGCGCATCTTGAAGATTATGCGTCACTTTTCACTCTTCTGGCCAAAGAAAACTGCCGGGCCGAGTATTTTCTGCACCTGTGGAATGTCGATACGCTGACGTCACAGCACATTGAACCCCTGCGCGAGCATGCCTACGACAGTCTGATCTGCCTTGTCCGCGCCCTTGATGATTCCGCATGGAGCGGACAGCAGCTGCGCCTGGGCGTGCTTTCAACAAATGCTCACTCAGTACTTGGCGACGAGGAAATCGTGCCGGAAAAGGCCCTGTTGCTGGGCCCATGCCTTGTCGCTCCTCAAGAATTTCCGGACCTGGCCTGCCTTGCCGTTGACCTGCCGGAAAAGGCTGACCCCGCCAGCGCAGAACTGCACCTGAAAAACATCCTTGCAGACCTGTTGTCCCTTCAACCCAAAGAGGACACGAAAATTCTTGCCTACCGCGGTAAGAGCCGATGGGAGCGGCACTTCCAGCCTGTGCATCTGAAGCCCCAGGCCCACGGCCCACGGTTGCGGCATGGGGGCGTTTACCTGATCTCCGGCGGCTTTGGCGGCCTTGGCAGCGTTATGGCGGAATTTCTGGCCCGTGAATATCAAGCGCGCCTCGTGCTCGTGGGCAGATCGCCCTTGCCGGAAAAAGAACAATGGGAAGCCGTGGCACAACGCGCTTCGGATACACAGCAGTCTTCACGCGCAAAACAGCTTTTGGCTCTGGAAAAAAACGGCGCCCAGGTCCTTGCCCTGTCGTGCGACGTGGCCGATGAAGCGGCCATGCAAAAGGCTTTTGCCCAAGCCGTTGAAAAGTTTGGAGGCCTGGACGGCGTCATTCATACGGCCGGGGTGGTCAGCGACGCTGCCATAAAAAATCTGGCAGAAACAAAAACCAATATGCGGCCCAAGGTCTTGGGTTCGGCGGTGCTGCACCGCTTGTGCGAAACATATTCCCCGGACTTTCTTCTGCTCTGCTCCTCACTGGCTGCGGTTGGCGGCATGGCGGGCAGCAGCGACTACACTGCAGCCAATAACGTGCTTGATGCCCGTGCCCATTGCCAAAGGACGCCCGTGCACTGCGTTTCGGTCAACTGGAACTACTGGCTGGATACAGGCATGAGCAAGCAGTCTGCCGTCAATGCGCCACAAAGGGGCAGTACGGCTATTGACGGCCTTACGCCCGAGCAGGGGATAGACGCCCTGCAACGCATCCTCGAATCAGGCCTCAGACACGTTGCCGTTTGCACGAAAGACCTGACCACCTTTCTGCATGAAGCGCGACAGGGCCGCCACACACAGGCCGATGAACCTGTGCAACCACAGGACAGCGGGTATCCGCGCCCAGACATTGATGTGCCCTACATTGCCCCCCGCACGGTGCTTGAACACACCCTGAGCGACATCTGGAAAGAGGTGCTGGAACTGGCGGACGTAGGCATTGACGATCCCTTCCTTGATATCGGCGGCGACTCCTTGTCAGCCATAAAACTGGATTCCCGCCTGCGGGAAGTGTTCAACATGAAGCTGCCCCTTAATGCGCTTTTCACCCACGACACAGTGGCCAAGCTGGCCAGATACCTGACCGACCAGGAAGAAGAAAAAGGCATGGTATCGGCCACGGCAGAGCTGTTTCAACAGGTCAAAAACATGTCTCAGGAAGAAATACGCGCAGCCCTGAATGGGCAGGGCGACGACATATCCCGGTAA